AATCGTCCATAAGAAAAAAGACTCAGAATAATTTAAAAGCACCTTCGGGTGCTTTTTTTGTGTATTTATAATTTGAAGAATTATATTTAAAATAAGTATAGGCAGAATGGGAAAATAAATGTATAATATGTTGGCTAATAATTCACGCTTTGTGGACTTTGTTTCCGGAGCTGTTATTGAGTATTTCATTGACATGTTGATATGACCGTGATATACTTACCAAGCAATAAGAAAGCAGAAGCACACTTCTCACCTGATGATTCATTCATAGGTAATAAGCTTAGGTCACTATTTATTTATACCTTTGAGTGTGTTTCCTATAATGAGACACATTTTTTATTGTTTACACCACAAGGAGGTGAATTTTATTAGTAGAAGATATGGAAATGAAAAGCCTAAAGGACCAGAGGATTTAGTGAACGAAGCAATTCGTTTTAAAGAAGTTCTTGTTATTGGACCTAAAGGTGAACAACTTGGAATCCTTATGCGTCGCGAGGCTTTAGAAAAAGCTTTTGAGCACAATCTTGATTTGCTTTGTGTTGCGCCTAACGGAAACCCACCAGTATGTAAAATCGTGGATTACGGTCGCTATCGTTTTGAATTACAAAAGAAAGCGAAAGAAGCGAAGAAACATCAACATGTTACCCAAATTAAACCTCTTCGATTATCACCAGTTATTGATCAACATGACTTTGATACAAAGTTACGTCATGCTCGTAAATGGTTAGAAGAAGGAATCAAAGTTAAAGTTGACATGAGATTTAGAGGACGTCTTATCACTCGTTTAGAGGTTGGACGAAAGACAATGGATAGTTTCATCGAGGAATGCTCAGATTTAGGGTCTGTTGAAAAACGTCCTAAACTCGAAGGAAATACAATGTCTGTAGTAATATCTCCAAATAAAAAGAAATAGTTTATAAGAGGAGGGCCAGTTATGCCTAAAATGAAAACAAAACGTACTTTAGCAAAACGTGTTAAACGTACAGGATCAGGACAATTAAAAAGACAACAAGCTTATGTTTCTCACTTTGCTAGACATAAGACAAATAAACAAAATCGCCAATTACGTAAAGCTACATTAGTTTCTAAGAGCGATTACAAACGCATCAAGCATTTGTTACAAGATTAAGGAAGGATGAATTAGTATGCCAAGATCAACAAATTCAGTAGCGTCACGTGCACGCCGTAAAAGAACATTAAAATTAGCGAAAGGTTACTATGGTTCAAAACATGTACTTTACCGTACAGCTAATGAACAAGTTATGCGTTCACAACGTTATGCTTA
This genomic stretch from Erysipelothrix rhusiopathiae harbors:
- the infC gene encoding translation initiation factor IF-3 — encoded protein: MRHIFYCLHHKEVNFISRRYGNEKPKGPEDLVNEAIRFKEVLVIGPKGEQLGILMRREALEKAFEHNLDLLCVAPNGNPPVCKIVDYGRYRFELQKKAKEAKKHQHVTQIKPLRLSPVIDQHDFDTKLRHARKWLEEGIKVKVDMRFRGRLITRLEVGRKTMDSFIEECSDLGSVEKRPKLEGNTMSVVISPNKKK
- the rpmI gene encoding 50S ribosomal protein L35, with translation MPKMKTKRTLAKRVKRTGSGQLKRQQAYVSHFARHKTNKQNRQLRKATLVSKSDYKRIKHLLQD